A section of the Natronolimnobius sp. AArcel1 genome encodes:
- a CDS encoding branched-chain amino acid ABC transporter permease produces the protein MVDIVSIGANTLVLGSLYALIAMGFTLIFGVAGQANLAHGGTITIGAFTAWYVAGLGGGVWLGLAAATITGALFHIVLYRVFVRHIENPVNVLILTLLAWFVIEYGFLAAIGSEPRSVPSLLGGTTSIAGVSFLYNNLLIFGLSWVFIGALFGFVNYTKTGQAIIATSMNERGAALVGIKTDDITLLTWALAGFLAGSAGVLYGSFRAASWDMGMTPLVLAFAIVILGGIGSIRGSVIAAYIIGFLEVFTISAVSPRLSGMTALLVIIIVLLVKPTGLYGRELPG, from the coding sequence ATGGTCGACATCGTTAGCATTGGGGCAAATACGCTCGTCCTCGGGTCACTGTACGCCCTTATTGCAATGGGGTTCACTCTCATCTTTGGCGTCGCCGGTCAGGCGAACCTCGCACATGGTGGGACGATCACCATCGGGGCGTTTACCGCCTGGTACGTTGCCGGCCTTGGTGGCGGCGTCTGGCTCGGACTGGCGGCTGCGACCATCACGGGAGCACTCTTTCACATCGTGTTGTACCGTGTGTTCGTCCGCCACATCGAGAACCCAGTGAACGTGTTGATACTCACGTTGTTGGCCTGGTTCGTCATCGAATATGGCTTCCTGGCAGCCATCGGATCCGAACCGAGATCCGTCCCATCGCTACTGGGCGGCACGACATCGATCGCTGGTGTCTCGTTCCTGTACAATAACCTGCTGATATTCGGCCTCTCGTGGGTGTTCATCGGCGCCCTCTTTGGCTTCGTCAACTACACGAAAACCGGCCAGGCGATTATCGCAACCAGCATGAACGAGAGAGGTGCCGCACTCGTTGGAATCAAGACCGACGACATCACCCTCTTGACGTGGGCGTTAGCCGGCTTCCTCGCGGGCTCTGCCGGTGTGCTCTACGGATCGTTCCGGGCCGCATCGTGGGATATGGGGATGACGCCGCTCGTTCTGGCGTTCGCGATCGTCATCCTCGGTGGTATTGGATCGATCCGCGGAAGCGTCATTGCCGCGTACATCATTGGCTTCCTCGAGGTGTTTACCATCTCTGCCGTCTCGCCGCGACTCAGTGGGATGACGGCGCTACTGGTGATCATCATCGTGTTGCTGGTCAAACCAACGGGACTCTACGGTCGAGAGCTTCCCGGCTAA
- a CDS encoding ABC transporter substrate-binding protein, whose protein sequence is MSRRQFVGLAGAGATVSLAGCIGGSDNGASDGITIGLLAFEPGSAPQGTAQRQAAELAVSDLNDDGGVLGEDVELLEANTQGSASTTSDRYLEFVTEDNVDVTTGVFQTEAMTGLMSDIADHQTIHMSGGHTSPAIAEMLADDYEQYRYQFRPYGNATHWVESITDLAENMQDEEDWERIAILAEEYEWTQVFSEDLPDMLEDAGLEAVYNQRYPSDTENFTPLFDDVEGEGADAVVMAQAHTAGPAMIQWREEERDFSMCGQISQIIDPGSYESFDGDNEFAISNAPAVHTADLTDQTADFAERYNDEFDVYPNDAFSYATYDGLMMWAEVVEQEGTTDAEEIVPALAEASYEGTRGVIEFNDQDHEYPHDARFGEGYLQRINFQWQEEDGEGIQQVIHPDELATSDYQEPSWF, encoded by the coding sequence ATGAGCAGACGGCAGTTTGTCGGACTCGCCGGGGCCGGTGCGACCGTCTCGCTCGCGGGGTGTATTGGGGGATCAGATAACGGAGCCAGTGACGGCATCACAATCGGCCTGCTGGCGTTCGAGCCGGGCAGCGCACCACAGGGGACCGCCCAGCGGCAGGCTGCCGAACTGGCTGTTTCGGACCTCAACGACGACGGCGGCGTCCTCGGTGAGGACGTCGAGTTGCTCGAGGCGAATACACAGGGGTCGGCCTCAACTACCAGTGATCGCTACCTGGAGTTTGTCACCGAAGATAACGTCGACGTCACGACTGGCGTGTTCCAGACGGAGGCGATGACTGGACTCATGTCCGATATCGCCGACCATCAGACGATCCATATGAGCGGTGGCCACACCTCACCAGCAATCGCCGAAATGCTCGCGGATGATTACGAGCAGTACAGATACCAGTTCCGCCCGTACGGGAACGCCACTCACTGGGTCGAATCGATTACGGATCTCGCTGAGAACATGCAAGACGAAGAGGACTGGGAACGAATCGCCATCCTCGCTGAGGAGTACGAGTGGACGCAGGTGTTTAGTGAGGACCTTCCGGACATGCTCGAGGACGCCGGTCTGGAAGCCGTATACAACCAACGGTATCCGTCTGATACAGAGAACTTCACGCCGCTGTTCGATGATGTCGAGGGCGAAGGCGCAGACGCGGTCGTCATGGCACAGGCCCACACTGCTGGGCCGGCGATGATCCAGTGGCGAGAAGAAGAGCGAGACTTCTCGATGTGCGGGCAAATTTCACAGATCATCGATCCGGGTTCCTACGAATCGTTCGACGGAGACAACGAGTTCGCAATCAGTAACGCGCCTGCGGTCCATACTGCAGACCTCACCGATCAGACGGCCGACTTCGCAGAACGCTACAACGACGAGTTCGATGTCTATCCGAACGATGCGTTCTCGTACGCGACATACGATGGTCTCATGATGTGGGCAGAAGTCGTCGAACAGGAGGGGACGACGGATGCGGAGGAAATCGTCCCGGCGCTGGCCGAGGCGTCCTATGAGGGGACGCGCGGCGTGATCGAATTCAATGACCAAGATCACGAGTATCCCCACGATGCGAGGTTCGGCGAGGGCTACCTCCAGCGAATCAACTTCCAGTGGCAAGAGGAGGATGGAGAGGGGATCCAACAGGTCATCCATCCTGATGAGTTGGCCACGTCCGACTACCAAGAGCCGTCGTGGTTCTAA